A part of Helicobacter fennelliae genomic DNA contains:
- a CDS encoding glycosyltransferase → MIGFYLLGQSDCDNPNAISKQQLQLWEQEGIITYLGQSDDVRPFIMQSLCVVLPSFYKEGVPRILLEAMSMGKPIITANVAGCKECVAPPFKRIQNFLVGQNGILIAPKDRQALSQAMQYIQNLSLSQIKQMGKNGRAYAMSRFCISRIIQSYQCVVKNLKQSQNNPPNQAIAFVSNTCYGMYNFRLQVMRAFYRDGFEIHILAPLDSSSKALKREGFRLHHIDIDSKGLNPLKDIKSAYQIYVALKNIKPKIVFNYTIKPAIYGSFVANTLKLPNIAVITGLGYVFVSGGWKKRILRALVCGMYRVALFKTTQVWFLNPDDKAEFLQYKNISSHKARLLDSEGVDTTFFSPQVSLPPIQNLNCNQTPQHKEIIFLLVARMLWDKGVGEFVEAARMIKKSNTATSSGGGQILDSGF, encoded by the coding sequence ATGATAGGCTTTTATCTCCTTGGGCAAAGTGATTGTGATAATCCAAATGCTATCTCCAAGCAGCAACTTCAGCTATGGGAGCAAGAAGGTATCATCACTTATTTGGGGCAAAGTGATGATGTGCGTCCATTTATTATGCAAAGCTTATGTGTAGTGTTACCGAGCTTTTATAAAGAGGGAGTGCCTAGAATCTTGCTTGAGGCAATGAGTATGGGCAAGCCTATCATCACAGCCAATGTGGCTGGTTGCAAGGAGTGTGTAGCACCGCCTTTCAAAAGGATTCAAAATTTTCTTGTCGGGCAAAATGGAATCCTCATAGCACCAAAAGATAGACAAGCTTTGTCTCAAGCTATGCAATATATACAAAATCTTTCATTATCACAAATCAAGCAAATGGGAAAAAATGGCAGAGCATATGCTATGTCTCGATTTTGTATATCGCGCATTATCCAAAGCTATCAGTGCGTGGTTAAAAATCTTAAACAATCACAAAATAATCCACCCAACCAAGCTATTGCTTTTGTCTCTAATACCTGCTATGGAATGTATAATTTTAGACTTCAAGTAATGAGGGCATTTTATCGCGATGGCTTTGAGATACATATTTTAGCACCGCTAGATTCCAGTTCTAAAGCACTCAAAAGAGAGGGATTTAGATTGCATCACATTGATATTGACTCAAAAGGGCTTAACCCTTTGAAAGACATCAAAAGTGCATATCAAATTTATGTGGCTCTTAAAAATATCAAGCCAAAAATAGTATTTAATTACACGATTAAGCCTGCAATTTATGGTTCTTTTGTTGCTAACACACTCAAACTTCCAAATATTGCTGTAATCACTGGGCTTGGGTATGTGTTTGTCTCTGGTGGTTGGAAAAAGCGGATTTTGAGAGCATTAGTTTGTGGAATGTATCGCGTAGCACTTTTTAAAACAACTCAAGTGTGGTTTCTCAATCCTGATGATAAAGCGGAATTTTTACAATACAAAAATATCTCTTCACATAAAGCTAGGCTTTTGGATAGCGAGGGTGTGGATACGACATTTTTTAGCCCTCAAGTCTCGCTACCACCAATACAAAATCTAAATTGTAATCAGACTCCACAACATAAAGAAATTATCTTTTTGCTTGTAGCGCGAATGCTTTGGGACAAGGGTGTTGGTGAGTTTGTAGAAGCAGCTAGAATGATTAAGAAATCCAATACTGCGACTTCTTCGGGGGGGGGGCAAATATTAGATTCTGGCTTTTAG
- the yidC gene encoding membrane protein insertase YidC, producing MNKNDMNSRVLMAVLISFVFIVIYSYFIPDTHKQQPAQTQNPQSQSAQNPATQANPQAQDSASATPQISPASQFATSQTSSTPSLPQSRHIISKVISDDLEVEIDELGRISQVYLKDKKFTAPKQEGIFTHLGRLFGLNKQSAKPLEKLPLLSPNAVFPLEMRFQDFALNQEATTTPYSASTSQIAIDKDFKDSKTLILTQKLKSLTITKTLTFYFDNTDHLKYDVKITLTQPTTYFLSSGQRPIADDDGYAFHGVVLKENGLDGTIEKIEDKDAKNTAQHFTQVPFIAASDRYFTTLLFTRDVRGMNVQVLAEVGTQNPIPYISLDSDMELEGYIGPKDYRDLQKVYAPLTDVVEYGLITFFAKPVFVLLDWLYSIFGNWGWAIIGLTIIVRIILFPLSYKGIMSMQKLKDLTPKMKEIQEQYKGNPQKLQMHMMQLYKKHGANPLGGCLPLLLQIPVFFAIYRVLYNAVELKSSEWIFWIHDLSVMDPYLVLPILMGLSMYIQQALTPSTLDPMQARIFKLLPIIFTIFFITFPAGLVLYWTINNIFAILMQIMINKIIDKRRAEQIAQHHKK from the coding sequence TCATTTGTTTTTATTGTTATTTATAGCTATTTTATCCCTGATACGCACAAACAGCAGCCAGCTCAAACACAGAATCCACAATCTCAAAGCGCGCAAAATCCCGCTACTCAAGCCAATCCACAAGCGCAAGATTCTGCTTCTGCCACCCCGCAAATCTCTCCTGCTTCACAATTTGCCACTTCACAAACCTCATCTACGCCGTCATTACCACAATCAAGACACATTATCTCAAAAGTCATATCTGATGATTTGGAAGTTGAGATTGATGAGCTTGGCAGAATCTCGCAAGTCTATCTCAAAGACAAAAAATTCACCGCACCAAAGCAAGAAGGTATTTTTACGCATTTAGGCAGACTTTTTGGGCTTAATAAACAAAGTGCCAAACCCCTAGAAAAACTCCCGCTTCTCTCGCCTAATGCAGTGTTTCCACTAGAGATGAGATTCCAAGATTTTGCCCTCAATCAAGAAGCCACAACCACACCTTATAGTGCTTCAACCTCACAAATTGCGATTGATAAAGACTTCAAGGATTCTAAAACATTAATCCTCACCCAAAAGCTCAAATCCCTAACAATCACCAAAACATTGACATTCTACTTTGATAATACCGATCATCTCAAATATGATGTCAAAATCACACTCACACAACCGACAACCTACTTCCTCTCTAGCGGGCAACGACCAATCGCTGATGACGATGGATACGCATTTCATGGCGTGGTGCTCAAAGAAAATGGCTTAGATGGCACGATTGAAAAAATAGAAGATAAAGATGCCAAAAATACAGCCCAGCATTTTACTCAAGTGCCATTTATAGCGGCTTCAGATAGGTATTTTACGACTTTATTATTTACCCGCGATGTGCGCGGAATGAATGTGCAAGTGCTTGCTGAAGTAGGCACGCAAAATCCAATCCCCTACATATCGCTAGATTCTGATATGGAGCTTGAAGGCTACATAGGACCAAAAGATTATCGCGATTTGCAAAAAGTCTATGCGCCTCTTACAGATGTCGTAGAATACGGACTGATTACATTTTTTGCAAAGCCTGTGTTTGTGCTTTTGGATTGGCTGTATAGTATTTTTGGAAATTGGGGTTGGGCGATTATCGGGCTTACAATTATTGTGCGTATTATTTTGTTTCCATTGAGTTATAAGGGCATTATGAGTATGCAAAAGCTCAAAGATCTCACACCAAAAATGAAAGAAATCCAAGAGCAATACAAAGGCAATCCACAAAAGCTTCAAATGCATATGATGCAGCTCTACAAAAAACATGGCGCAAATCCGCTAGGTGGCTGTCTGCCATTATTGCTTCAGATTCCGGTATTTTTTGCGATTTATCGCGTGCTATATAATGCAGTCGAGCTCAAAAGCTCAGAGTGGATTTTTTGGATTCATGATTTGTCTGTTATGGATCCATATTTGGTTTTGCCAATCCTTATGGGATTGAGTATGTATATCCAGCAAGCCCTCACACCAAGCACTCTTGACCCGATGCAAGCTCGTATTTTTAAGCTATTACCGATTATTTTTACGATCTTTTTTATCACTTTTCCGGCAGGATTGGTGCTGTATTGGACGATTAATAATATCTTTGCAATCCTTATGCAAATTATGATTAATAAAATCATCGATAAAAGGCGAGCAGAGCAGATCGCGCAGCATCACAAAAAATAG
- a CDS encoding glycosyltransferase family 2 protein, with protein MRENPSTISLITATFNVATTISSTLESVLAQSYAPIEHIIIDGKSTDSTLEIIEFYRLRYESKGITLRVVSERDSGLYDAMNKGLSLANGDVVGFLNADDFLASKNVIALVAWGFAKPTHDIQIIYADVEYVNENLQTIRTLNGKILSKNAFRLGFHPAHPSFYAKKELFLRYGGFKLKYKIASDYELMLRFLQKYHLKSLYIQECFVKMRIGGVSNASLKNILRANKECFESWQDNQLSTFPIFVILKPFFKIFSVNIAALLKEKFTRWRGGGGRI; from the coding sequence ATGCGTGAGAATCCAAGCACAATCTCACTTATCACTGCGACATTTAATGTCGCTACGACTATATCAAGCACACTAGAATCTGTCTTGGCACAAAGTTATGCGCCTATTGAGCATATCATTATCGATGGCAAAAGCACAGATTCTACATTAGAGATCATAGAATTTTATCGCTTGAGATACGAAAGCAAGGGGATTACTTTACGCGTGGTGAGCGAGCGCGATAGCGGGCTATATGACGCGATGAATAAGGGCTTGAGTCTTGCAAATGGTGATGTGGTAGGATTTTTGAATGCCGATGATTTTTTGGCAAGCAAAAATGTAATAGCACTTGTTGCGTGGGGGTTTGCTAAGCCTACACATGATATACAAATTATTTATGCTGATGTCGAGTATGTGAATGAAAATCTCCAAACTATTCGCACACTTAATGGCAAGATTTTGAGTAAAAATGCCTTTAGGCTTGGCTTTCACCCCGCACACCCTAGTTTTTATGCGAAAAAAGAGCTTTTTTTGCGTTATGGAGGGTTTAAGCTCAAATATAAAATCGCAAGTGATTATGAGCTTATGTTGCGGTTTTTGCAAAAATATCATCTCAAAAGCCTTTATATCCAAGAATGCTTTGTCAAAATGCGTATAGGTGGTGTCTCAAACGCAAGTTTGAAAAATATTTTGCGTGCAAATAAAGAATGCTTTGAAAGCTGGCAGGATAATCAACTAAGCACATTTCCGATTTTTGTGATACTCAAGCCATTTTTTAAGATTTTTAGCGTAAATATTGCTGCATTACTAAAAGAAAAATTCACTCGTTGGCGGGGGGGGGGGGGTAGAATCTAG
- the mnmE gene encoding tRNA uridine-5-carboxymethylaminomethyl(34) synthesis GTPase MnmE, with translation MSDTSSSMTFTDSIVAIATPVGLGGICIVRLSGTKSLQIAKLITKKPTFTPRYATLSSLYDEGAEVFDEAIIIYYQAPKSYTCEDVIEFQCHGGDLIGQKVVSLCLLYGARIATPGEFTKRAFLNGRIDFSQLNAISQIIHAKDSFFQKALASQLKGELGVFVRESRESLLQILAYCEVMIDYSEEDIPLDTIDRIRTKLQELQHKMQKIYDFSLMRQNINAGWNLCIIGKPNVGKSSLLNAILLFDRAITSPMPGTTRDTIEEEIIINGAIVRLIDTAGIRESDNIIEQEGIKKSLQSLKQSNIVLFVLDISKPFSNEDEEICRHISDTQKTLIVLNKTDKEHKLNKAKLKHIIPKDTTIIEVSALQKDKTAQTIKQALSKIIDSTRIQGEIILSASYQLESMRQTLQSLRLAQLKLDTLELELFAYHIKDAIASIGQITKPYATSEMLDVMFSSFCLGK, from the coding sequence ATGAGCGATACATCATCATCAATGACTTTTACAGATAGTATTGTCGCTATTGCCACGCCAGTAGGACTTGGCGGAATCTGCATCGTCCGTCTAAGCGGGACAAAAAGCCTGCAAATCGCCAAGCTCATCACAAAAAAGCCAACTTTCACACCACGATATGCCACTTTAAGCTCATTGTATGATGAGGGCGCAGAAGTGTTTGATGAAGCGATTATTATTTATTATCAAGCCCCCAAAAGCTACACTTGCGAAGATGTGATTGAATTTCAATGCCATGGGGGCGATCTTATCGGGCAAAAGGTAGTTTCACTTTGCTTGCTTTATGGTGCAAGGATAGCCACGCCCGGTGAATTCACCAAAAGGGCGTTTTTGAATGGTCGTATTGATTTCTCACAGCTCAATGCAATTTCACAGATTATCCACGCCAAAGATTCGTTTTTTCAAAAAGCCCTTGCCTCACAGCTCAAAGGCGAGCTTGGGGTATTTGTGCGAGAATCTAGGGAGAGTTTATTGCAGATTCTGGCGTATTGTGAGGTGATGATTGATTACAGCGAGGAGGACATACCGCTAGATACGATAGATAGGATACGCACAAAACTCCAAGAGCTTCAGCACAAAATGCAAAAAATTTATGATTTTTCACTAATGCGCCAAAACATAAACGCCGGGTGGAATCTCTGTATCATAGGCAAACCAAATGTCGGTAAATCCTCGCTTTTGAATGCTATTTTGCTTTTTGATCGAGCGATCACATCACCAATGCCCGGAACAACCCGCGATACGATAGAAGAAGAAATCATAATCAATGGTGCAATCGTGCGCCTTATCGATACAGCCGGAATCCGAGAGAGTGATAATATAATCGAGCAAGAAGGGATCAAAAAATCCCTCCAATCTCTCAAACAAAGCAATATCGTGCTTTTTGTTCTTGATATTTCAAAACCCTTCAGTAATGAGGACGAAGAGATTTGCAGGCACATAAGCGACACGCAAAAAACGCTCATCGTGCTAAATAAAACCGACAAAGAGCATAAGCTCAACAAAGCTAAACTCAAGCACATAATACCAAAAGATACAACAATCATCGAAGTGAGTGCGCTACAAAAAGACAAAACAGCCCAAACTATCAAGCAGGCTTTAAGCAAGATTATTGATTCAACGCGCATCCAAGGAGAGATTATCCTTAGTGCATCATATCAGCTAGAATCTATGCGCCAAACACTTCAATCACTCCGCCTCGCGCAACTCAAACTCGACACCCTTGAGCTTGAACTTTTTGCCTATCATATCAAAGATGCTATCGCAAGTATCGGGCAAATCACTAAGCCTTACGCGACTTCAGAAATGCTTGATGTGATGTTTAGCTCTTTTTGTCTTGGCAAATAG
- a CDS encoding Jag N-terminal domain-containing protein, with translation MKKITANTLQEAITQAANEFGCSVTEIEYEVIQYESKGFLGFGKKQAIIIANMTNATNTADTTLISHAQKPNSSYQSAHKNPHQNPRPNTYQAAPHIKQSESKTPSQDTSHQTNQTNEFFDASEFINQTHQSLYQPPYQSLNRPSTQPQNQHTTKEHKLQTKQEVIDEITAHIKEMFSYMPYKIDKIEVSFFDAQTLYIFLDGADSALLIGERGYRYKAFSYLLFNWIQPTYGYNVRLEIAEFLKNQEEAIDSYLVGIIHEVKREGRAQTKPLDGILAFIALKKLREVFPDKYISFRQNNQNERYIIINDFYR, from the coding sequence ATGAAAAAAATCACTGCAAACACATTACAGGAGGCTATTACACAAGCAGCAAATGAGTTTGGTTGCTCTGTTACAGAGATTGAGTATGAGGTGATCCAATACGAATCAAAAGGCTTTCTAGGCTTTGGCAAAAAGCAAGCCATTATCATCGCAAATATGACTAATGCCACTAACACTGCTGATACTACTCTCATATCACACGCGCAAAAGCCAAACTCTTCATATCAAAGCGCACACAAAAATCCACATCAAAATCCACGCCCAAACACATATCAAGCAGCACCCCATATAAAACAATCAGAATCTAAAACACCCTCTCAAGACACATCACATCAGACAAACCAAACAAATGAGTTTTTTGATGCTTCAGAATTTATCAATCAAACTCATCAATCCTTATATCAGCCTCCATATCAATCCCTAAATCGCCCCTCAACCCAACCCCAAAATCAACATACAACTAAAGAGCACAAACTCCAAACAAAGCAAGAAGTTATCGATGAAATCACAGCACATATCAAAGAAATGTTTTCATATATGCCTTATAAAATCGACAAAATAGAAGTGAGCTTTTTTGACGCGCAAACACTTTATATATTTTTGGACGGGGCAGATTCTGCGTTGCTCATCGGTGAGCGAGGGTATCGTTATAAGGCGTTTTCATATTTGCTTTTTAATTGGATACAGCCAACTTATGGCTATAATGTGCGCTTAGAGATCGCAGAATTTCTCAAAAATCAAGAAGAAGCGATTGATTCGTATTTGGTGGGGATTATCCATGAAGTCAAACGAGAGGGCAGAGCGCAGACAAAGCCACTTGATGGAATCCTAGCGTTTATCGCACTCAAAAAATTACGCGAAGTATTTCCAGATAAATACATCTCTTTCCGCCAAAACAACCAAAATGAGCGATACATCATCATCAATGACTTTTACAGATAG
- a CDS encoding glycosyltransferase: MIPKSQIEQWHNEGIIEYLGQSDDVRPYLRASSCVVLPSYREGMPMSLLEAMSMGKPIITTNTSGCKELVRNGFNGFICEPKNAHSLYEAMQNFINTPLQQRQKIGKQSRQIVLRKYDKSLILKQYTQTLHSICQDKKS; encoded by the coding sequence GTGATACCTAAATCACAAATAGAGCAATGGCATAATGAGGGAATTATAGAATATTTGGGGCAAAGCGATGATGTGCGTCCATATTTGCGTGCAAGCTCTTGTGTGGTGCTTCCTAGCTATCGTGAGGGTATGCCTATGAGCTTACTTGAGGCGATGAGTATGGGTAAGCCTATCATCACAACCAATACCTCCGGTTGCAAAGAACTTGTGCGTAATGGTTTCAATGGCTTTATATGCGAGCCAAAAAATGCACACTCGCTCTATGAAGCTATGCAAAATTTTATAAACACACCTTTGCAACAAAGGCAAAAAATAGGCAAACAATCAAGACAAATTGTGCTTAGAAAATACGATAAAAGCCTAATTCTCAAACAATACACACAGACTTTGCATTCTATTTGCCAAGACAAAAAGAGCTAA